A window of the bacterium genome harbors these coding sequences:
- a CDS encoding SH3 domain-containing protein: MTHSKKDEEQKTEADDNQHDSAKQILETLIDTEKKKYQLPNQSTDQHSSKDAEEVLKNLLSLPSSSEEIQTRNQGKIELGDSSTMTVLPTQQMGEKDNSDMTAPTSTSSRSLFWQKCVELAKKQEWGEINVVSSQDSEHDSNEKRYWWIYSQLQLKQLPIAILLAPLQDLLQSYNEVNNGSFSCDDEFEAALYQLTRNMVNEAFHEEVHVVQLYAILKAIRSLCGDRYAFFHEESLLLERLRSRESYELKPVEREILDELASCVEQKAAVSTSEPINREKQETLSLKEQASERSADTESFSANQPDSSQPLQQSRKFFHVSQKSAIVGISMFALLFVLSHYLFRQDVVLHQDRIHYSTTLPQFAPELSLPDHNTVTPRLFRGMLLDVENGESVSNGSQTALLLLQSNEMTTSSKSAAERSSQGKQEQIDMSGPVEPDGLLDDIRRKKEESRNLPGDFVKGVGQDLVERKSSKPKRIESPITYRTIVDTEVRKEPSENAQIVERLTSGAKVRVLRRIGEWLVLVSKNGKAGYIARKDASIDE; encoded by the coding sequence GTGACACACAGTAAAAAGGATGAAGAGCAGAAAACGGAAGCTGATGATAATCAGCATGATTCAGCGAAGCAGATTTTAGAAACACTGATCGATACAGAAAAAAAGAAATATCAGCTACCAAATCAATCAACTGATCAGCACTCCAGTAAGGATGCTGAAGAGGTTTTGAAAAATCTCCTGAGTCTTCCTTCGAGTTCCGAAGAAATACAAACGCGCAATCAGGGTAAAATAGAGTTGGGCGACTCATCCACGATGACTGTCTTGCCAACTCAGCAGATGGGCGAGAAAGATAACTCTGATATGACAGCACCGACTTCCACTTCTTCCCGATCTTTGTTTTGGCAAAAATGCGTTGAGCTAGCCAAAAAACAGGAGTGGGGCGAGATTAACGTTGTCAGTTCTCAGGATTCTGAGCATGACTCGAATGAAAAGCGGTATTGGTGGATCTACAGTCAGTTGCAATTAAAGCAACTTCCAATAGCCATACTCCTCGCTCCACTGCAGGATTTGCTTCAAAGCTATAATGAAGTGAACAACGGATCCTTTTCCTGTGATGACGAGTTCGAAGCCGCCCTATATCAACTTACGAGAAATATGGTTAACGAGGCCTTTCATGAAGAGGTTCATGTTGTTCAGCTGTATGCGATTCTGAAGGCTATCCGGAGCCTCTGTGGCGATCGTTATGCATTTTTTCATGAAGAGAGTCTTCTTCTTGAACGGCTTCGTTCTCGAGAGAGCTATGAGCTCAAGCCAGTGGAGCGGGAAATCTTAGACGAGCTTGCCTCTTGTGTGGAGCAGAAAGCGGCCGTTTCAACGAGTGAGCCGATTAATAGGGAGAAGCAAGAGACTCTCTCGCTGAAGGAGCAGGCGAGTGAGCGATCTGCTGATACAGAGAGTTTTTCCGCAAATCAGCCAGATTCATCTCAACCACTCCAGCAGTCACGAAAGTTTTTTCATGTGTCTCAAAAGAGTGCGATTGTTGGAATTTCGATGTTCGCACTCCTTTTTGTGCTGTCTCATTATCTGTTTCGGCAAGATGTTGTGCTTCATCAAGATAGGATTCATTACAGCACAACGCTACCACAATTTGCCCCCGAGCTTTCTTTGCCCGATCATAATACGGTCACACCTCGACTATTCAGGGGAATGTTGCTGGATGTAGAGAATGGCGAGAGTGTCAGTAATGGCTCTCAAACAGCTCTCTTATTACTGCAATCGAATGAAATGACGACTAGCTCCAAGAGTGCCGCAGAGAGATCCAGTCAAGGCAAGCAAGAGCAAATCGATATGTCAGGTCCTGTAGAACCTGATGGATTGCTTGATGATATCCGAAGAAAGAAAGAGGAATCTAGGAATCTGCCAGGAGACTTTGTAAAAGGAGTCGGACAGGATCTTGTGGAGAGGAAGTCTTCCAAGCCAAAGCGAATCGAATCTCCAATAACCTACCGCACAATCGTTGATACTGAGGTGAGAAAAGAGCCATCAGAGAATGCGCAAATAGTTGAGCGGCTTACGAGTGGGGCAAAGGTTCGAGTGCTCAGACGGATTGGTGAGTGGCTTGTTCTTGTTTCCAAGAATGGAAAAGCAGGTTATATCGCGAGGAAAGACGCCTCTATTGATGAGTGA